The following are encoded together in the Mesoterricola sediminis genome:
- the istB gene encoding IS21-like element helper ATPase IstB, with product MVDPRLERLERHLIRLKLVSTRERLDTLLDRGAQNEMSFLDFLDLVIREEIESKDQKRARMRIQMAKFPLDRRMEDYDFSLQPSLDRRLVTELETGRYVANATNVLLLGPPGVGKTHLAIAKAIEQGYSARFIHAADLVHQLAAASDHGALDEALRVFARPHVLVVDELGYLPMERRSGHLFFHLVRKRYEKGSLMITSNQPVGSWGEMLGDEVVATAILDRLLHHSHIVTIKGESYRLKEKRRAGVVPAKEVAG from the coding sequence ATGGTAGATCCCCGGCTCGAACGTCTGGAGCGTCACCTGATCCGGCTGAAGCTGGTCAGCACCCGGGAGCGCCTGGACACCCTCCTGGACCGCGGGGCCCAGAACGAGATGAGTTTCCTGGACTTTCTCGACTTGGTGATCAGGGAGGAAATCGAAAGCAAGGACCAGAAGCGGGCCCGGATGCGGATCCAGATGGCCAAGTTCCCCTTGGACCGGCGCATGGAGGACTACGACTTCAGCCTGCAGCCCAGCCTGGACCGCCGCCTTGTGACGGAACTGGAGACGGGACGCTACGTCGCCAACGCAACGAATGTCCTGCTCCTGGGGCCGCCGGGCGTGGGAAAGACCCATCTGGCCATCGCGAAGGCCATCGAGCAGGGATACAGCGCCAGGTTCATCCACGCCGCGGACCTGGTCCACCAACTGGCGGCGGCCTCGGACCACGGGGCGCTGGATGAGGCCCTGAGGGTATTCGCCCGCCCCCATGTCCTGGTCGTGGACGAGCTCGGCTACCTGCCCATGGAGCGACGGTCCGGGCATCTGTTCTTTCATCTGGTGCGGAAGCGCTACGAGAAGGGCAGCCTGATGATCACCAGCAACCAGCCCGTGGGCTCCTGGGGAGAGATGCTGGGGGACGAGGTGGTCGCGACGGCCATCCTGGACAGGCTCCTGCACCACAGCCATATCGTGACGATCAAGGGAGAGAGCTACCGCCTCAAGGAAAAGCGCCGGGCTGGCGTCGTGCCAGCCAAGGAAGTGGCCGGATGA
- a CDS encoding transposase, whose protein sequence is MKFKGEERVVRYRMVVEVSERTTDAKGNALLLPLVGVDAWITSLDLPEADVVAIYRDHGTSEQFHSEMKGELDLERLPSGKFMTNALILEMGVLAYNVLRLMGQIGLKGYKQRHESKRRRIRTVIQELLCVAARVVHHAGQVAYKFGRTCLAFDRLVLLRAHFCGA, encoded by the coding sequence GTGAAGTTCAAAGGCGAGGAAAGGGTTGTTCGCTACCGGATGGTGGTGGAGGTTTCCGAGCGCACCACGGACGCCAAGGGCAACGCCCTGCTGCTCCCCCTGGTGGGCGTGGATGCCTGGATCACCAGCCTGGACCTGCCGGAAGCCGACGTGGTCGCCATCTACCGGGACCACGGCACGAGCGAGCAGTTCCATTCCGAGATGAAGGGAGAACTCGATCTGGAGCGGCTTCCCAGCGGCAAGTTCATGACCAACGCCCTCATCCTGGAGATGGGCGTCCTGGCCTACAACGTCCTGCGCCTCATGGGGCAGATCGGCCTGAAGGGGTACAAGCAGCGGCACGAGAGCAAGCGTCGCCGCATCCGGACGGTGATCCAGGAACTGCTGTGCGTGGCGGCACGGGTCGTTCACCACGCGGGCCAGGTGGCCTACAAGTTCGGGCGGACCTGTCTGGCCTTCGACCGGCTGGTCCTGCTCCGAGCCCATTTCTGCGGCGCCTGA